The stretch of DNA ATAAATGCATATTATTTTTTTAGATAAATGCTTCCTATGTAATAAATGCAAAATAACATTTCTTTAAACATAAAAAAAAATAATATATAACATAAAAAAATAGCGAAATTTTTTTAAAAAATTCGCTATTTTAAATTCTAAGAAGTAAATTCTTTTCTTTTTAAGAAAAATGAGGGTATTTTATTATCTTCATACAATTTAATTTTATTATAAATTTTTAAAGTTAAATCTATATTATCCCAATCATTTAATAAATAAGAACGTTGAAAATCATTTAACTTAAATGAAAAATTTAAATTATTAATATTTAATTCATTTTTTATTAAATTAATATTCAAACGAATCCCGGGATAATCAAATACTATATTAAATAAATCATTAATCTCATTTTTTTTTAAAATAATTAACAATAATTTATTATTAAAACTATTATTATAAAAAATATCAGAAAAACTAGGTGCAATTATTACTTTAAAACCATAATCTAATAAAGCCCAAACTGCATGTTCTCTTGATGATCCACAACCAAAATTATCTTGAGTTAATAAAATACTTGCATTTTTATAAATCTTTTTGTTTAAAATAAAACTATAATTAATCTTATTTTGATTCTTATCAAGATATCTCCAATCGTGAAATAAATACTTACCTAAACCTGTTTTTTTTACTCTTTGTAAAAATTGTTTAGGAATAATTATATCAGTGTCTATATTATGTATATTTAATGGTACAATTAAACCATTATATTTATTAATAAATTTAGACATTTTATACTAATCTCCTGGTGAAATATTTCTTACATCAACTAATTTACCATATATAGCTGCTGCAGCTGCCATAATAGGGCTCATTAAATGTGTTCGCCCCCCTCTGCCCTGACGACCTTCAAAATTCCGATTACTTGTAGAAGCACAACGTTCACCATTACTTAACTTATCATCATTCATTCCTAAACACATAGAACACCCAGGTAATCTCCATTCAAACCCAGAATTAATAAAAATTTTATCTAATCCCTCCTGTTCAGCTTGTCTTTTTACTTGACCTGATCCAGGTACAACAATAGCTTGAACGTTATCTGAAATTTTTTTATTTTTTAATATTTTTGCAGCTGATCTTAGATCTTCTATACGAGAGTTTGTACAAGAACCAATAAAAACTTTATCAATTTTTATATTTTTTAAAAACATTCCTGGTTTTAAATCCATATACGTACATGCAGATTTGGCTAAATTTTTCTCTGTAAAATCATTAAAAGATTCATAATTAGGTATTTTTTCATTTATTGATAAAACTTGATCTGGACTAGTACCCCAAGTTACTTGAGGTGAAATATTAGTAATATCAATAACGAAATTTTTATCAAAAAAAGCACCATCATCTGTTTTTAATGTTGTCCAAAATTTTATAGCATTTTCCCAATTAACTCCATGCGGTGAATATAACTTATTTTTTAAATACGTATATGTATTTAAATCTGGTGCAATTAAAGCAGATTTAGCTCCCATTTCAATTGCCATATTACAAATAGTCATTCTGCTTTCCATACTCATATTTTTAATAATATTTCCACAAAATTCAATTATATAACCTGAACAACCAGAAACTTTTAACTTTCCTATAATAAATAAAATAATATCTTTTGATGTAATAAAATTTTGAATTTCTCCAATTATTTCAATTTTCATATTTTTAAAACGTTGCTGTCGTAATGTTTGTGTTGCAAGAACATGTTCAACTTCTGAAGTTCCAATTCCAAAAGATAATGCTCCAAATGCACCATGAGTTGATGTATGCGAATCACCACAAACTATTGTCATACCCGGTAAAGTCATGCCGTTTTCTGGTCCTATAACATGAACAATACCTTGATTTAAATTATCTAAATCATATAATGATATATTAAATTCATTACAATTTTTTCTTAATTCCTCCATTTGTTTTCTTGCCATAGAACTAGATGCTTCTATTTTTTTACTGATTGTAGAAACATTATGATCCATAGTAGCAAAAGTTTTTTTAGGCTGATAAACAGATCGATTTTTATTACGTAACGAATTAAAAGCCTGAGGAGACGTAACTTCATGAAGTAAATGTAAATCTATATATAAAATAGATACGTTTTCTTTTTCTTGATATACAATATGTGAATCATATATTTTTTGATATAAAGTTTTTTTCATTTTAATCATCCATTTATTAAAAAATCAGAAATAATATCACCCATTTCATTAGTTTTTATATATTTTTTACCATTACATATATCTATTGTTCTATATCCTTCTTCTAAAGACCGATAAACAGCACGATCAATTTTATCCGATATTTCAGGTAAATTCATACTATATCGAACTAACATTGAAACAGAAAGAATTTGAGCTATAGGATTAGCTATATTTTTCCCTGCTATGTCAGGAGCAGAACCTCCAGCAGGTTCATATAAACCGAAATTTTTTTCATTTAAACTAGCAGATGGCAACATACCAATTGATCCAGTAATCATTGCGCATTCATCAGAAATAATATCTCCAAATAAATTTGAACAAAGAAGAATATCAAATTGACAAGGATTCTTAATAATCTGCATAGCAGCATTATCAATATATAAATGAGATAATTCAACGTCTGGATAATTTTTAGAAACTTTATTAATTATTTCTCTCCATAAAATTGAACTTTCAAGTACATTTGCTTTATCAATTGAACAAATCTTCTTCTTTCTAGAACGTGCAATTTGAAATGCCAAATTAGCAATACGAAAAATTTCGAAATCATAATAAATTTCTGTGTCATATGCATATATATGATTTTTATCAACAACTCGACCTTTAGGTGAACCAAAATAGATACCCCCAGTTAATTCTCTAATACATAACATATTAAATCCATTAGTAATAATTTCAGTACGTAGAGGAGATAAACATGTTAAAAACGAATATAAAATTGCAGGTCTTAAATTAATAAATAAATTAAAATATTTTCTTAAAGGTAATAAAGCAGCTCTTTCGGGTCTTAATTTAGATGGTAATAAATCCCATTTAGTTCCACCTACAGAACCTAGTAAAATTGCATCAGAATTTTCACAACCTGTAATTGTTTTTTTAGGTAAAGCAGTTTTTTCTTTATCAATAGCTATACCCCCAATATTAAACTCATTTATTTCCAATGGTAGAGAAAAATGCTTTTTTAAAATATTTAAAATCTTATAAGCTTCCCTCATAACTTCAGGTCCTATTCCATCACCTGGTAAAACAGCAATACGAAATTTATTTTTCATATTAAATATTTTCCAATTTAATAACTTTAAAAATTTAAATAGGGTATTTAATTCTATA from Buchnera aphidicola (Protaphis terricola) encodes:
- the leuC gene encoding 3-isopropylmalate dehydratase large subunit, with protein sequence MKKTLYQKIYDSHIVYQEKENVSILYIDLHLLHEVTSPQAFNSLRNKNRSVYQPKKTFATMDHNVSTISKKIEASSSMARKQMEELRKNCNEFNISLYDLDNLNQGIVHVIGPENGMTLPGMTIVCGDSHTSTHGAFGALSFGIGTSEVEHVLATQTLRQQRFKNMKIEIIGEIQNFITSKDIILFIIGKLKVSGCSGYIIEFCGNIIKNMSMESRMTICNMAIEMGAKSALIAPDLNTYTYLKNKLYSPHGVNWENAIKFWTTLKTDDGAFFDKNFVIDITNISPQVTWGTSPDQVLSINEKIPNYESFNDFTEKNLAKSACTYMDLKPGMFLKNIKIDKVFIGSCTNSRIEDLRSAAKILKNKKISDNVQAIVVPGSGQVKRQAEQEGLDKIFINSGFEWRLPGCSMCLGMNDDKLSNGERCASTSNRNFEGRQGRGGRTHLMSPIMAAAAAIYGKLVDVRNISPGD
- the leuD gene encoding 3-isopropylmalate dehydratase small subunit; translated protein: MSKFINKYNGLIVPLNIHNIDTDIIIPKQFLQRVKKTGLGKYLFHDWRYLDKNQNKINYSFILNKKIYKNASILLTQDNFGCGSSREHAVWALLDYGFKVIIAPSFSDIFYNNSFNNKLLLIILKKNEINDLFNIVFDYPGIRLNINLIKNELNINNLNFSFKLNDFQRSYLLNDWDNIDLTLKIYNKIKLYEDNKIPSFFLKRKEFTS
- the leuB gene encoding 3-isopropylmalate dehydrogenase, with product MKNKFRIAVLPGDGIGPEVMREAYKILNILKKHFSLPLEINEFNIGGIAIDKEKTALPKKTITGCENSDAILLGSVGGTKWDLLPSKLRPERAALLPLRKYFNLFINLRPAILYSFLTCLSPLRTEIITNGFNMLCIRELTGGIYFGSPKGRVVDKNHIYAYDTEIYYDFEIFRIANLAFQIARSRKKKICSIDKANVLESSILWREIINKVSKNYPDVELSHLYIDNAAMQIIKNPCQFDILLCSNLFGDIISDECAMITGSIGMLPSASLNEKNFGLYEPAGGSAPDIAGKNIANPIAQILSVSMLVRYSMNLPEISDKIDRAVYRSLEEGYRTIDICNGKKYIKTNEMGDIISDFLING